The DNA window GCTCTGGTCGACGCGGCCATTGGTGAACGTTATGCCGCTGTAGAGCGCGGCGGAGAGACCGAAGATCAGTCCGCCTTCGATCTGGGCCTCGACGGTGTTGGGATTGATGGCAATGCCGCAATCCACCGCCACCACGGCCCGATGCAGCGTGATCTCGCCGGCTGACGAAACCGAGATTTCCAGCACCGCGGCCATATAGCTGCCGAAGGCATCGTGCAGCGCGATGCCGCGTCCAGAGCCGGCCGGAAGCGGGGTGCCCCAGCCGGATTTTTCGGCCACCAGTTCCAGCACGCCCGCCGCGCGCGGCTGGTTCTTCGTCAGCGCCCGGCGATACTCGACAGGATCCTTGCCTGCCGCATGGGCGAGCTCGTCCATGAAGCTTTCGACCACGAAGACATTGTGCGTGGAACCGACGCCGCGCCACCAGGTGATCGGCACCGGCGGATCCTGGCGCACCCAGTCGACCTGGATGACCGGCAGGTCATAGGGCGGCTTGACCGCGCCTTCGACGGCGTCGTCATCGAGCTTGTCGTCCGGCCAGCCGCCGGGAATGTAGTTGCCCAGGACCGAGCCGCCGGCGACATGGTCGATCCAGACCGTCGGCAGGCCATCCGGGCCGAGGCCGGCGGAGATGCGGTCGTAGTAGGCGGGCCGGTAGAGATCGTGCTGAATGTCCTCCTCGCGGGTCCAGATCACCTTGACCGGATAGCTCACCTGCTTGGCGATGGCCACGGCCTGCGCGACCGATTCAGCCACCAGCCTGCGGCCGAAGCCGCCACCGATCAGATGGTTGTGGACGATGATCTTGTCGAGCGGAAACCCGGTGACCTGCGCGGCTCCGGCCTGCGCCTGCGTCGGTACCTGCGTGCCGACCCAGATCTCGCATTCGTCGGCGCGCACATGCACCACGCAGTTGATCGGCTCCATCGGCGCATGGGCGAGGAACGGCAGTTGGTAGATCGCCTCGACCGTCTTGGAAGCGGCTTTCAGCTTGCCTTCGACGTCGCCTTCCTTGCGCGCCATGATCGGTGTCTTGTGCTCGGACGCTGTCTTCAGGGCGGCCATGATATCGGCGCTGCCGAGCTTGGCGTTGGCGCCATCGTTCCAGGTGATGTCGAGCGCTTCGAGCCCCTTCTTGGCGGCCCAGAAGTGATCGCCGATGACGGCCACCGCGTTGGGCAGGCGCACGATGTCGCGCACGCCGGGGATGGCGCGCGCGGCCTTCTCGTCGACATCCTGCAGCGTGCCGCCGAGGACCGGGCAAGCGGATACGGTCGCCACCTTCATGTCGGGCACGCGCACGTCGATGCCGTAGACCACCGCGCCATTGACCTTGCCTGCCGTGTCGACCCTGCGCAGCGATTTGCCGATCAGTTCGAAATCGCTGGGATCCTTGAGCTTGACGTCGGTCGGCACGGCCTGCTTGCCCGCCGCATCGGCGAGCGCGCCATAGGCAAGCTGCCTGCCA is part of the Mesorhizobium loti genome and encodes:
- a CDS encoding xanthine dehydrogenase family protein molybdopterin-binding subunit; its protein translation is MQGGGLLLGFALLGAGVKPTLAATEPVAGDVTAAFSPDAFIRIGTDGKITLILPNIEMGQGTHTGEATLIAEELEVGLDQVSVVDAPPNDKLYATAALGGQATGGSTSMRATWESLRKAGATARMMLVAAAAAQWSVPVSECVAKLGVVTHQPTGRQLAYGALADAAGKQAVPTDVKLKDPSDFELIGKSLRRVDTAGKVNGAVVYGIDVRVPDMKVATVSACPVLGGTLQDVDEKAARAIPGVRDIVRLPNAVAVIGDHFWAAKKGLEALDITWNDGANAKLGSADIMAALKTASEHKTPIMARKEGDVEGKLKAASKTVEAIYQLPFLAHAPMEPINCVVHVRADECEIWVGTQVPTQAQAGAAQVTGFPLDKIIVHNHLIGGGFGRRLVAESVAQAVAIAKQVSYPVKVIWTREEDIQHDLYRPAYYDRISAGLGPDGLPTVWIDHVAGGSVLGNYIPGGWPDDKLDDDAVEGAVKPPYDLPVIQVDWVRQDPPVPITWWRGVGSTHNVFVVESFMDELAHAAGKDPVEYRRALTKNQPRAAGVLELVAEKSGWGTPLPAGSGRGIALHDAFGSYMAAVLEISVSSAGEITLHRAVVAVDCGIAINPNTVEAQIEGGLIFGLSAALYSGITFTNGRVDQSNFHDYRILRNNEAPKIEVYHVKSLESPGGIGETATVSAAPVLANAIFAATGKRLRSLPFDRNQLKSDGADKTSVSMMPPLSVPVLAALATSGETGESEPEAA